The Aquarana catesbeiana isolate 2022-GZ unplaced genomic scaffold, ASM4218655v1 unanchor236, whole genome shotgun sequence genome window below encodes:
- the LOC141121979 gene encoding uncharacterized protein produces MEEDGITGTFIEEDTPTEISTVDGREMRKTSEDCLTLSPDCKVEDEDITQYSPGENPATSNVHRAPHSVDGPSYSSYPEEPQTVRDSAVLPTDKRLSCTECGKCFHSQVHLNRHKRSHTGEKPYSCPECGKCFSLKSNLYIHQRSHTGEKPYSCPKCEKCFSQKSSFNTHQRSHTGQKPHSCPECGKCFSLKSILYKHQRSHTGEKPYSCPECGKCFSQMSNLSKHQRSHTGEKPYSCPECGKCFSEKSSLSTHQRSHTGVRPYSCPECGKYFSVKSHLSTHQRSHTGEKPYSCSECGKCFSQKSSLYTHQRSHTGQKPYSCPECGKCFSEKSSLSTHQRSHTGERLYSCPECGKCFSVKSHLSTHQRSHTGEKPYSCPECGKCFSRKSSLFRHRRSHTGEKPYSCPECGKCFSQKSNLYKHQRSHMLEKPNSCPE; encoded by the exons atggaggaggatggaataacggggacatttatagaggaggacactcctacagagatcagcacag tagatggacgggagatgaggaaaacctcagaggattgtctcactttgtctccagactgtaaagtagaagatgaggacatcacacagtatagtccaggagaaaacccggctacctcaaatgtccatcgggcaccacacagtgtagatggaccatcgtattcctcttatcctgaggaacctcagactgtgagggacagtgccgtccttccaacagataagaggcttTCCTGTaccgagtgcgggaagtgtttccattctcAAGTCCATCTTAATAGGCATAAAAGAtcccacacaggagagaagccatattcctgtcctgagtgcgggaaatgtttttcactgaagtcaaatctttacatacatcagagatctcatacgggggagaagccatattcctgtcctaaaTGCGAGAAATGTTTTTCGCAGAAGTCCAGTtttaacacacatcagagatctcacacagggcagaagccgcattcctgtcctgagtgtgggaaatgtttttcattgaagtctattctttacaaacatcagagatctcacaccggggagaagccatattcctgtcctgagtgtgggaaatgtttttcacagatgtCCAATCTTtcaaaacatcagagatctcacacgggggagaagccgtattcctgtcctgagtgcgggaaatgtttttcagagaagtccagtctttccacacatcagagatctcacacgggggtgaggccgtattcctgccctgagtgcgggaaatatttttcagtgaagtcccatctttccacacatcagagatctcacaccggggagaagccgtattcctgttctgagtgtgggaagtgtttttcacagaagtccagtctttacacacatcagagatctcacacagggcagaagccgtattcctgtcctgagtgcgggaaatgtttttcagagaagtccagtctttccacacatcagagatctcacacgggggagaggctgtattcctgtcctgagtgcgggaaatgtttttcagtgaagtcccatctttccacacatcagagatctcacacgggggagaagccgtattcctgtcctgagtgcgggaaatgtttttcacgaaaGTCCAGTCTTTTCAGACATCGGagatctcacaccggggagaagccgtattcatgtcctgagtgtggaaaatgtttttcacagaagtccaatctttacaaacatcagagatctcacatgctGGAGAAGCCGAATTCCTGTCCTGaatga